Genomic window (Nicotiana sylvestris chromosome 7, ASM39365v2, whole genome shotgun sequence):
GTAGCTATTGCATGCTTTATAACTGCTACTCTAGCAGGTGCTCTAGCTACGACACGTGCCCTACCTCAGCATCTACCTCGGCCCCTGCCTCTTGCGGCTTTGGTCAGGGGAACTGGTGGCTGCTCAGCTGATCTGGAAAAATGTGTCCTCATCATTtgtaagagaatagaagagtAAAAATTCAAACTCCAAAATAAGAAATCGGCATGATAAAGGATGAAAAAACTGATATTTCCTAACAGTTtggtagcctctcaaagataagtacagatgtctctgtaccaatatgcaagactctactaaactttctCATGACTCGAAGAAACTATGAGCCTAGAGCTCTAATATCAACTTGTCACCACCCAAATCTCACCATAGGGGCTGTGATGACACTTAATGTTTAAGACTAGATAAGCCTATCACTTAACAACATTAAATCAACAAAACTTGGTATAGGACTTCTACGATGACTCCGTAATTGCTTACCGAAGGGTATCGCAGTCACTCACCCCCAAGTTCACCGACATAAAAAGATGTTCGACTTCTCTCGGTTTAGAACGCTAATTTTTCTTCCATTTTGTAATTTTACGTGTGAATATCTTTTGTAAAAACTGACTATTTACTTTCTCCTCTGTTAACGGTCAACTTAACCCCCATCCCCTTGTGACTTTGCCGTCGAACCCTCACCTGCATTACCACTAGAGTAAGACCTAAAATCGCCAGGTGAATATTACCCTATCTATTTTGTCTCTTGCTTTATCCCTCTTTCCTTCCCTTTCTCCCCCCTACTCCATCTCCCGTCATTGTACCCCTCATCGACAGTCCCTCTCCATCCTTCTCTTTTTATCGCTCTCTCTTTcccttttctctttctctctctctctttcctcTCTTGATCATATTTCCCATTCCCTTCTTCTCCACTTTTGCAGGCCATCTCTGCCATAGATCTAAACAAGGGTAGCACTTCAGCAGCCTCTTTTGTTATTTGTCATTTTTTTATGGCTCGAGAGGCTACCTCTTTTGAGTGTTCCACGTACCCACCCACAAGAGGCCATCAGAGAATGTGAGAATGAGGCAAATGTGTAGGCAGAAGGTTGATTTGCGACTGACAATAGTGAAAGTGGTAGCAACACGTGGAAGGCTAGAAATTGATTCAATGGGTGCGACAGAGTAGCCTCGACATTTCCCAAATTTTCTCCCGGTTCATTCTCTTCGGAGTTGTTGAAGATGTGAGGTGCATGAGGAAGTAGTACAAAGCATCCCCTCTTGGTGTTCACAAAGGCTGGTGGGAGTTGGAAGGAAGAACATCAGTTTTCGCAACCTCAAGTATGCACCAAGTCAAATTTCCAGGTTATATTCTCAGAAGTTGGTACCTCCCGCTTTCCTATTTCTCTTCTTATGTTAGTTAAATTTTTGTTATATTAGTTCAAATTAGTTAATCATACTTTTAGCATGCCTATAGTTACAATTTGTTTTCTTCTAGTTTGGTCTGTTGCCTATTTTGTGTTACCAATTTTCCTTAGTATGTCATAGGTATTACGGCTGTGGTCTGGGATGGTAGAATAAGGTCATGTTCTTGGGGGTAGGGGTGTAAGAGGGAAAGGGTGAAGTAAGGGACATGGGGTGGGGCGAGAGGCAAGGGGGTAAAGAGAATAAATGAGCCTATAAGTTAAGAATTGAGTCTTGGAACATAGGTACATTGACGGGTAAGTCTATAGATTTGGCGAAGATTCTACAGAAGAGGAAGGTCAGTATAGCTTGTGTCTAAGAGACTAGGTGGATAGGATCGAAGGTGAGGGATACAGACGCATATAAGCTTTGGTATTATGGAGTCATGAAGGGTAAGAATGGGATGTGTATTTTGGTAGATAGGGAACTTAGAAAGTCTGTGGTAGAGGTTAGGCGGATGAATGATAGATTTATGACTATTAAGTTAGTAGTTGGTGAGTGCACCCTAAATGTTGTTAGCATTTGCACGCTACATGCAGGCTTGGATAAGGAGTTTAAGAGGCTCTTTTGGGAGAGGTCGGATGAGGTGGTGCGTAGTATTTCGCCTGCTAAGAGGTTATttataggaggggatttcaatggtcatattgggttgaCTCCTAGTTACTATGGCGAGGTGCATGGTAGCTTCGGCTTTGGTGATAGGAGTAGAGGAAGTACTTCGCTGTATGATTTGGCTAAGGCTTTTGAGTTGGTGATTGCAAACTctagtctactgaacactaaatctgatacaatagttctacaaacatgaaaatgataagataagggaggcacggggctgcgaacgccaacaactacctcgtagtctccgaatcactacctgaactgggagaatcagcacttaggagcggactctacgatgtctgaatctgcacacatggtgcaagaagtaatgtgagtactacaactcagtgagtaataattataaataatgactgaaagtatgaaaacacgtaaagacacaaagcaattctatatcaagcagtaaaatcacttaaagtagtaaattagtgcagaaatcaaatgatattcctctttaaaaacaagtaaaacaggtaatttaacaggtaaataacaagtagaaatccgcccttcgggcacagtatcaatcgcttagaacagtatcagcccctcgggctcagtatcaatcactcagaacagtatcagcgcctcgggctcactctcagtacaatatcatcccctcgggctcagtatcaatcactcagaatagtatcagcccctcgggctcactctcagatcataatgggtacccgcgctcactgtgggtgtgcagactccggagggaccccttacggcccaagcgctatatcaagccacctcgtggtttcatcactcggcactcggcctcacatcactcaagccgcatcgtggcatataaagtatctcatatcactcagcatgtcctcacatatggccctcggcctcacttagtccagaaatcatcacaagccccttgggcatcagtaaaacagtagtgctcagcccaaacaacatttgaaagatcatttaagtctcaaattcAAGTAAAAGGGGCTGAGTTTGTAAAGCAGTGTAAATAAATAGGACTGAGTTAAAGTAGtatgtcaaaatagtgaggaaacagtgataaaattccacgaaggattcaaatagtcggcacgaagcccaaatatggcaataagcccaagtcatgatgataacaattaagtctcagtcaaatacgcggtaaaaacatcaatcgggatggaccaagtcacaattcccaatagtaaacgaccccgcgCCCGCCattaagcgcgtgtctcacctcaatatagcactacgttgtgcaatccggggtttcaaaccctcaggacatcatttacaatcattactcacctcaagccgcccaaaactctagctcgctatgcccttgcctcgcaaatcggcctcctcgcgtgtcaaatctgaccaaaaccacaaagaatacgtcacaataggctaagggaacaatacccaatcgaaaacaatcaaaaaaatgtcaaaaatcccGAAACTGACAAAACcagagccccgggcccacttctctaaactcagaaatttttatcattagattccttatctcgccatgagttcatacatatagaAATCACAAGAATCATAGTTCAAttaacccctcaaatccctaatcttaactctcttaagttcaagccctaacctccatttttagtccatgATTTTCTTAAATTTCCAGTCTTAATTCATGTAATAACACCATAGgattgtgttttaggtccaaaaatccttaccttatcgaagctccttgaaatccctcttcaaaatcgtccaaaattcTCCAAGTTCGAAGTTAGAAATGAGAAACCCTTCAAAATTCACGAAGAAGAACTTAAATACCTTCTGCCCAgccataaccgcatctgcggtcaaatagccccttctgcggtaccgcttctgcggttgatACTCTGCATTTGTGGAACCTCATTGAGTCCGGcctggccgcatctgcggtccaatagccgcatctgcggtcccagccaaTCCTtgccttttccgcttctgcgacccccAACCCGCATCTAtgacaccgcacctgcggtcccaaaaaccgcaggtgcgaaaatacctgAAGTACCAGAAAATCTGCAACAACACAAGTCCAAActcttcccgttagccatccgaaaccaccccaaggcccccgggagCTCAACCAAACACACCAAAGCATCTtaaatcatcattcaaacttgttccaatcatcgaaTCACCTCGAACAACACCAAAACcgtcaattcacatcgaattcaagcctaagttcttctaaaacttccgaaacacgcattcgatcataAACCCGACCAAATAACCTCCgaacgacctgaaattttacacacacatcccaaatcacctaatgaagctactgcaactctcaaaattccgttccaaccctcggataaaaatctcacctaccaaccggaaatcgctctAACTTCGCCAAAACAAGCTAATTTCTACACCGAACCTCTAAAACcccttccgatcatgctcctaagtcacaaataatcccccaaagctaaccgaatcaccaaaaatcatatccgagccctctaactcataagtcaacatccggttgactttctaaaaataagccttccttaaagagactaagtgtctcatttcctaccaaaACTAATCCAAATCGACTCGATCACACCAATTacagataatgaagcataaagaagctgaaaacgGGGAAAACGGAgcataactcatgagacgacaagtcgggtcgtcatatcctccccaacttaaacaaacgctcgtcctcgagcaagtcaagaaacatacctgaagcctcaaacaggtgaggatatctgctctgcatctcccgctcggtctcccaggtagcctcttccacgggctgacctctccactgcactttcaccgaagctatatcctttgatctcaattttCGAACCTTACGACCCGAAATAGGCACTAGCTCcatatcataggtcaaatcatcatccaactgaaccgtgctgaaatccaaaatatgggacgggtccccaacatacttccggagcatagaaacatgaaataccggatgcacactcgacaagatgggtggcaagacaagcatataagccacctccccaatcctccgaagcacctcaaaaggcccaatgaatcgcaatctcaacttccctttctttccaaatctcataacacccttcatgggcaaaatcTTCAGCAAGACCctctcgccaaccatgtaagatacatctcgaaccttctggtctgcataactcttctgacgcgactgcgctgtacgaagtctctcctgaatcaacttcaccttctctaaggcatcctgaaccaaatctgtccctaaTAATCTCgcctcgccgggctcaaaccaaccaactggagatctacactatctcccatacaacgcctcatacggggccatctgaatactggactgatagtttttgttgtaggcaaactttgcaagtggcaaaaactcatcccaagaacctccgaaatcaataacataggcacgcaacatgtcctctaatatctaaatagtatgctcggactgcccgcCCATCTGCgaatgaaatgctgtgctcaactccacctgagtacccaactctcgctgaaaagtcctccaaaactgagaagtaaactgagtacctctatctgaaataagatactggcacaccatgcaatcgaacaatctcccagataaaGATCCCTGCCagccgctttgaagaataggtagtacacaccggaatgaagtgcgcggacttggtcaaccgatccacaaccacccaaatagcatcgaacttcttcaaagtccaaggaagaccactcacaaaatccatagtgattctctcccacttccactcgggaataaccatctgctgaagcaagccacccggtttctgatgctcatatttacctgctgatagttgagacaccgagctacaaatcccacaatatctttcttcattcttctccaccaatattGCTGCCTTAATTCCTAGTatatcttcgcgacacccggatggatagaataccgcgagctatgggcctccttcaGAATCAattctctaagcccatccacattgggcacacaaatccggccctgcatccgtaacacaccatcatcactgatggtcacatctctagcatcatcatgctgaactctgtccttaaggacaggcaaatgcggatcatcatactggcgctctctgatgtgatcatataaggaagaccgagaaaccacacatgccaacacccgactgggctccgaaatatccaatctcatgaaccgattggccaaggcctgaacatcaactgcaaggggcctctccccaactggaatatacgccaaactccccatactcactgcctttcagctcaaagcattgaccactacattggcctttcctggatgatacagaatagtgatatcataatccttaagcaattccaaccatctccactgcctcaaattaagatccttttgcttgaacaaatgctgaagactgcgataattggtgaatacctcacaagatacaccatacaaataatgcctccaaatcttcaatgcatgaactatggaaaccaactccaaatcatgaacagggtagttcttctcttgggtcttcaactgacgagaagcataagcaataactctaccctcctgcatcaatacacaaccaatcccaactctcaaagcatcacaatacacagtatatgaacctaaagctgatggcaaaaccaacactagagctgttgtcaaggttgtcttgagtttctaaaagctctcctcacactcgtccgaccatacaaatggaacacccttctgagtcaacttggtcaagggcgatgcgatagatgagaatcctgaACAAACCGgagataatagcctgccaacccaagaaagctacgaagctctgtggctgaggacggtctgggccaactctgaaccgcctctatcttcttcggatcaacctgaataccctcgctggacaccacgtgccccaagaaagccactgaactgagccaaaactcacacttggagaattttgcataaagcttctcctccctcaatctctgtaatacaactctcaaatgctccgcgtgctcctcttgactatgcgagtacaccagaatatcatcaatgaatacaataacgaacgaatctagataaggtcgaaatacactatttatcaaatgcatgaatgctgctggggcattggtcagcccgaaagacatgacaagaaactcataatgaccatatctactcctaaaagcagtcttaaaaatatctgaatccctgatctttaactggtgatagcccgaacagagatcaatcttagagaacaccctctctccctgaagctgatcaaataaatcatcaatgcgaggcaaaggatacttgttcttaattgttactttgttcaattgcctataatcaatgcacattctcattgtgccatccttcttcttcacaaacaaaaccggtgcaccccaaggtgacacactaggccgaatgaaccccttatctaggagttcctaaagttgttctttcaattccttcaactctgctggtgccatacgatatggtggaatggaaatgggctgagtgcccggcaccaggtcaataccaaaatcaatatccctatccagtggcatgcccggcaggtctgcagaaaacatattgggaaaatccctcacaactgggatggaatcgatactaggagtctcagctccaacatccctcacaaacgccaAATATGaaaaacaacccttcccaaccatatgctgggccttcaagaaagaaatcactctactaggaacgtaatcaatcacaccacgccactcgatcctcggcacacccggcatagccaaagtgactgtcttgacatgacagtctagaatagcatgccacagagataaccaatccatgcctaaaataacatcaaagtccaccatgctcaatagtaatagatcaactcgggtctcgagacccccaataatcacaacacatgaccggtacatatggtctacaacaatagtatcacccaccggggtagatacgtgGACAGGTAAAGTAAGACACCCTCAGGACGTACCTAaatgatgagcaaaatatgaggaaacataagaataggtggaaccaggatcaaataatacagaggcatctctatggtagACTGAAATAATACTTGTAATGACAGTatcagaagcaatagcatcggtcctgcctggaatagcataaaaacgggtctggccaccgcctgatcgacctccacctctggggcgacccctggctgcctgacctctacCCCTTACTGGCTAGGCGGGTGCTGAAGTAACTGCAGCAAAAgacgagggctgacccctctgctgtgATGAACTAGCagcacgacgaggacactgcctccacacatgtccaaactctccacactcaaaataactcccaggtgctggagaatgggattgaagggaacccctcgcaccggagtgactagctgatccactcggcatggaagaaccctgaacagAAGGGCacaagatgaactctgagctggaagggcactgagtgaaggCTGACCCTGCTAAGAACCATGATAACCACGGCcggaagatgccccacgatactcgGGACGGACCGACTTAGTGGGCctaaaagaacgacctctaccatgctggaaatgGCCCCTAGACAGAGCACCACTGAAACTGCCAGAACCTCGAGGCCTcctagcctccctctcctctctatcctgcCGGCGAgccgtctcaatctcacgagtgatatcaaccacctcctcaaattAAATACCCAagactctctctctagtcatcagaatacggagataatagttaaggccatccacaaacttcttgatcctctcacgatctgtcgggaCCATCTAGGcggcatgatgagccaactcagaaaaccttgcCTCATACTGAGACACAGTCATGTCCCCCTGCCGaagccactcaaactgcctacgcagctcctccatATAGAactacggtacatacttctccaagaagagagtggagaactcctgccaagtcaaAGGCGCTGCATCTGCTAGCCTACGCCtttcatacgcctcccaccaagtgaagacaACCCTAgtgaactgaaaggtggtaaatgccataCCACTAAACTCAAGAATCCCTAccgtacggagcatccgctgacattTGTCGagaaaaccttgggcatcctcgcccttagTACCACTGAATAAAGGAGGatggagcctaccaaacctctcgaGGCGACGCTGCTCATGGTATGGCATAGCTGGAACTACGAACTCCTaaactggtgcaaccggctgagctggaggtgctcCCGACGTCTGcaatccctgcactacctgctcaggtatACGAGCAGCAGGggtttgattgcctcccccggcctgtaaAGTAGTTGCTGCTGTGGTAGCttaaactgcctgagccaggctagtgcaaaccgataagatctgagccagggcctcctaaagacccggaatcactatgggcacaactggtgcctgaactggtgctactagagcatccatagctggagcctggtcctgagctggggcagctggtggaacAACacgtgctgccctcgctgctctacctctaccacgaccacgaccgcgtccacggcctctagtggcctcagtgggtggtactggtggtcgtctgcCTCGTTAGGTAGCacgagtcctcgccatctgtgagagaatataatacagaagtttagttctcgaACTAAcgagttcgcacgacaagagtttcaagaatatgaagtttttcctaaaggttctgcagcctctcgaggattaatacagacgtctccgtaccgatccgcgagactctactaaacctgctcatgatttATGAGagctaagtaacctaggctctgataccaacttgtcacgacccaagtcccgaaaccgatcgtgatggcgcctctcgtgaagacaaggccagtcagaccaaacagaacacctcttttaaatagttaaatatcataaatagttctaaagcatgatataatatccataaattgtggaattaacgataacaacagtagaaaccatcccgacacagcccaaatcggggtgtcacaagtcatgagtgactaagaaatccggatacaagtctactaaacactaaatccgatacaatagttctacaaacatgaaaatgataagataagggaggcacggggctgcgaacaccaacaactacctcgtagtctccgaatcactgcctgaactgggagaatcagcactcaggagcggactctgcgatgcctgaatctgcacacatggtgcagggagtaatgtgagtactccgactcagtgagtaataattataaataatggctgaaagtatgaaaacacgtaaaggcacaaagcaattctatatcaagcagtaaatcacttaaagcagtaaatcagtgcaGAAATCTGATGATATTCCttttttaaaaacaagtaatTTAATAGGTAAAGAACAAgtagaaattcgcccctcgggcacaatatcaatcgctcagaacagtgtcagcccctcgggctcactctcagtacagtatcagccccttgagctcagtatcaatcacttagaacaatatcagcccctcgagctcactctcagtacagtatcagccccttaggctcagtatcaatcacttagaatagtatcagcccctcgggctcactctcagatcataatgggtacccgcgctcactgtgggtgtgcagactccggaggggccctttacggcccaagcactatatcaagccacctcgtggcaacaTCACTCTGCACtcgacctcacatcactcaagtcGCATCGTGGAATAGAAAttacctcatatcactcagcatgtcctcacatatggccctcggcctcactcactcCAGCCctttgggcatcagtaaaacagtagtgctcagcccaaacaacctttgaaagatcatttaagtctcaaattcaagtaaaagcggctgagtttgtaaaacagtgtAAATCAATAggattgagttcaagtagtatgtcaaaatagtgaggaaacagtgataaaagttcacgaaggattcaaatagttggcacgaagcccaaatatggcaataagcccaagtCATGATGGTAACAATAAGAcctagtcaaatacgcggtaaaagcatcaaTCAGGATGtaccaagtcacaatacccaatagTGAACGACCTCGCGCCCGCCATTAAGTGCgtgtcttacctcaatatagcactacgttgtgcaatccggggtttcaaacccttaggacctcatttacaatcattactcacctcaagccggCCAAAACTCTAgttcgctatgcccttgcctctcaaatcggcctcctcgcgtgtcgaatcttaccaaaaccacaacaaatacatcacaataggctaagggaacaatacccaatcaaaaacaatcgaaaaaatatcaaaaatcccgaaattggaaaaacccgagccccgggcacacttctcgaaactcaaatttttttacatcattagattccttatctcgctacgagttcatacatttaaaaatcacaagaatcggagttcaattgacccctcaaatccctaatcttATCTCTCTTAAGTTCAAGCCCTAACCTCTATTTTTAGTCCATGATTTTCTTAAATTTCCATTCTTAATTCATGTAATAACACCATAGgattgtgttttaggtccaaaaatccttaccttatcgaagctccttgaaatccctcttagAAATCGTCCAAAATTCTTCAAGTCCGAAGTTAGA
Coding sequences:
- the LOC138873715 gene encoding uncharacterized protein, producing MRQMCRQKVDLRLTIVKVVATRGRLEIDSMGLDKEFKRLFWERSDEVVRSISPAKRLFIGGDFNGHIGLTPSYYGEVHGSFGFGDRSRGSTSLYDLAKAFELVIANSSLLNTKSDTIVLQT